From a single Verrucomicrobiota bacterium JB022 genomic region:
- a CDS encoding RHS repeat-associated core domain-containing protein, whose product MGNRLTRASSLSGVGAQTFGYSANDWLTRDAYDFNGNTTLSPAGTDVYDYRNKLIRRTAGSGEVIDVSYDVYGDRFAKRVGGATTYYLVDRNNLTGYSQVLEELVEDFTGSLTVEKVYAYGHDLISQTQLRSNAWETSYYLYDGLGTVRALADEAGLVTDAYSYDAFGLLLSATGRGTLNAYLYTGEQWDADLGMYFLRARYLNPETGRFHTLDTYEGSRSDPQTLHKYLYAHANPVVGIDPSGMFQEYSLAGQGVKVAVTMQVTLGIYAVAGMQAYSSYQSAVASQVITEIRRLVPDGLDSKQEERIKVAMASDPHSSPRSVLTRLRKRDSGDCPDFYVSASRYAEVAAHDLSAQVLGLPKRLHVGPRNTAEWEDFRDRNRSLAQRRVRQWYKGARQYGDFDWHEYPYAATIEGGLGAVSSLVDRSQNQLHGGDLSRFFAEYNMKLGDCFDVLVVP is encoded by the coding sequence GTGGGCAACCGCCTGACGCGTGCCTCGTCGCTGTCCGGGGTAGGGGCGCAGACCTTTGGTTACAGCGCGAACGACTGGCTGACGCGTGATGCCTACGATTTCAACGGCAACACGACGCTGAGTCCCGCAGGCACGGACGTCTACGACTACCGCAACAAGCTGATCCGCCGCACCGCCGGCAGTGGGGAAGTCATTGATGTGTCGTATGATGTCTACGGCGACCGCTTTGCGAAGAGGGTCGGGGGCGCCACGACTTACTACCTGGTGGACCGCAACAACTTGACGGGCTACAGCCAGGTGTTAGAAGAGTTGGTCGAAGACTTTACCGGTTCTTTGACTGTCGAGAAGGTGTATGCCTACGGGCACGACCTTATCAGCCAGACGCAGCTGCGCTCCAACGCCTGGGAAACGTCGTATTACCTCTACGACGGCCTCGGGACCGTGCGCGCCCTCGCCGACGAAGCGGGCCTGGTGACGGACGCCTACAGCTACGACGCCTTCGGCCTCCTCTTGAGCGCCACCGGCCGCGGGACCCTCAACGCCTACCTCTACACCGGCGAGCAATGGGACGCGGACCTCGGGATGTACTTCCTGCGCGCCCGTTACCTCAACCCCGAAACCGGCCGCTTCCACACGCTGGACACCTACGAAGGTTCGCGCTCCGACCCGCAGACGCTGCACAAATACCTCTATGCGCACGCGAACCCGGTGGTAGGGATCGATCCGAGTGGGATGTTTCAAGAATATTCCCTAGCTGGACAAGGCGTTAAAGTAGCCGTAACGATGCAGGTAACCCTTGGAATTTATGCGGTTGCTGGAATGCAGGCTTATAGTAGTTACCAAAGTGCAGTCGCGTCTCAGGTTATTACCGAAATACGGCGACTTGTTCCGGATGGACTGGATTCTAAACAGGAAGAACGCATAAAAGTCGCGATGGCATCTGATCCACATAGTAGTCCGCGGTCAGTTTTGACGAGGTTGAGGAAACGTGATTCAGGTGATTGCCCGGATTTCTATGTAAGCGCAAGCCGCTATGCTGAGGTTGCTGCACATGATTTGAGTGCTCAAGTGTTGGGGTTGCCCAAGCGCCTGCATGTGGGCCCAAGGAATACTGCGGAGTGGGAAGATTTTAGAGATAGGAATAGATCTTTGGCTCAGCGGCGAGTCAGGCAATGGTACAAAGGCGCAAGGCAGTATGGAGACTTCGACTGGCACGAATATCCATATGCCGCTACTATTGAGGGAGGCTTGGGTGCGGTGTCTTCGCTGGTGGATCGTAGCCAAAATCAGTTGCACGGGGGAGACTTGAGTCGTTTCTTCGCTGAATATAACATGAAGCTTGGTGATTGCTTTGATGTGTTGGTAGTTCCTTGA
- a CDS encoding RHS repeat-associated core domain-containing protein — translation MSATGRGTLNAYLYTGEQWDADLGMYFLRARYLNPDTGRFHTLDTYEGSRSDPQTLHKYLYAHANPVMGVDPSGMFTLAERIVVAAVIGTMASVTVGAVGLNRVIQHGWHNPDVYFGGVRGRIGGSTSMGVGYALSLGGIALWDKADLYLSVAGGATVSFFSAPGKVMPKPKGLESMFGMIWGKGVSSGFGFSGFTSYFSAGALRVALIGLKSVIPEQVVESLRTVAMAIQRSGIEARISITPSMTSDGVAASFSVFQGGKAGNSPIGIGVLSFRGAVNVCDTIDEFGGLINDFNRYATALEDPEKFIDYVRSFNY, via the coding sequence TTGAGCGCCACCGGCCGCGGGACCCTCAACGCCTACCTCTACACCGGCGAGCAATGGGACGCGGACCTCGGGATGTACTTCCTGCGCGCCCGCTACCTCAACCCCGACACGGGCCGCTTCCACACGCTGGACACCTACGAAGGTTCGCGCTCCGACCCGCAAACGCTGCACAAGTACCTATATGCGCACGCGAATCCGGTGATGGGCGTGGATCCGAGCGGGATGTTTACGTTGGCGGAACGGATCGTTGTAGCTGCCGTAATTGGGACAATGGCAAGCGTTACTGTAGGCGCAGTAGGGCTGAACAGAGTAATTCAGCATGGCTGGCACAATCCTGATGTTTATTTTGGAGGAGTAAGAGGTCGTATAGGAGGCTCCACTTCGATGGGCGTGGGATACGCCCTTTCTTTGGGAGGGATCGCATTGTGGGATAAAGCTGATTTATATCTTTCCGTAGCAGGAGGAGCAACCGTGTCGTTTTTTTCCGCTCCTGGAAAAGTAATGCCTAAACCTAAGGGTCTTGAATCCATGTTTGGGATGATTTGGGGCAAAGGGGTTTCAAGTGGGTTTGGCTTTAGTGGATTTACCTCTTATTTCTCTGCTGGTGCGCTTCGAGTTGCGCTCATCGGATTAAAATCCGTAATTCCTGAACAAGTCGTCGAATCGCTTCGTACGGTGGCGATGGCAATTCAGCGAAGCGGTATTGAGGCCCGGATAAGTATTACCCCCTCGATGACGAGTGATGGAGTTGCTGCAAGTTTCTCAGTGTTTCAAGGAGGGAAAGCTGGAAATAGCCCAATTGGAATAGGCGTGCTATCGTTTCGTGGCGCGGTCAATGTATGCGATACCATTGACGAATTTGGGGGCTTAATAAATGATTTTAACAGGTATGCCACAGCGCTGGAGGATCCTGAGAAATTTATCGACTATGTCAGGAGTTTTAATTATTGA